From a region of the Halanaerobium hydrogeniformans genome:
- a CDS encoding QueT transporter family protein — protein MNTKRMARGAAITALYVVITYFLAPISFGPLQFRAAEALTLLPIIFPEAVPALFLGVLLANVIGGLGMVDIIGGSLVTLLAAYVTYKYRDSIIAYLSPIVFNAFLISIYLHLLFSLPYWLTVLQIGVSQTLVIVLLGYPMVKYLKKYYD, from the coding sequence GTGAATACAAAAAGAATGGCCAGAGGAGCTGCTATTACGGCTCTTTATGTAGTAATTACATATTTTTTAGCACCGATTAGTTTTGGACCACTACAGTTTAGAGCTGCAGAAGCTTTAACCCTTTTACCGATAATTTTTCCCGAAGCAGTTCCAGCCTTATTTTTAGGTGTACTGCTGGCTAATGTCATTGGTGGATTAGGTATGGTAGATATCATTGGAGGTAGTTTAGTCACCCTTTTAGCAGCTTATGTAACTTATAAATATCGAGACAGTATAATTGCCTATTTAAGTCCAATAGTCTTTAATGCATTTTTAATTAGTATTTATCTGCACTTATTATTTTCATTACCGTATTGGTTAACCGTACTGCAGATTGGAGTTAGCCAGACATTGGTAATTGTACTTTTAGGTTATCCGATGGTAAAATATTTAAAAAAATACTATGATTGA